DNA sequence from the Podospora pseudocomata strain CBS 415.72m chromosome 2 map unlocalized CBS415.72m_2.2, whole genome shotgun sequence genome:
ACCACAGATTTTTCCATTTCCGCCAGATCAGATGAAGACCAACTATAAACGCCAGAAAACGCCGGTATTATGAGTGACATgaacctcttccccatctaCAGCCGCCTTGTTAGAGAGCCACACTGTGAGGCTCAATTTACATCCTCAACAGAAGCCCCAATGTAGCAGAACCCTCTCAGCATTAAACGCCCCTAAATCAGccccgccttcttcaacctcctcttcaaatcCCCGGGCGTCTGCTGCATCGGATTCAACTTCATATCCCTCGCCATAGCacccacatcctccccatgcctctccaccaacctctccaaccactccctctccctatCACTCTGATACCTCGGTTTCGCCACCACTTCTCTTCCCGCCTCCCTTTCCAACGCCTTGAGAACTTCGCTCTTCTCATACGTCTCCCCCGCTAACCCGCCCCATTCCTCGtactccttcttctctgttGATTCACCCTCATCTCCAGACTCGAGGTCGTTTAGCGGGTCATTCAAAGGGTTGGTATCCTTGATGATCCGGAGGATCTTTCCCGTCTCGGGGTCGCGCTCGACTTTTACCTCGCGGACGCGGAGGGAGCCAGAGTTGGAGTAAGACTGCACGGCGAGGGGGTCTTGGACGTCGGTGC
Encoded proteins:
- the nop16 gene encoding Ribosome biogenesis protein Nop16 (EggNog:ENOG503P47V; COG:J) → MGRELQKRKARSSRSKVKMPNRRTKALNPLGNSIIAQNWDKKQTLSQNYTRFGLVARLGKTTGGTAPNDKSKLRTDVQDPLAVQSYSNSGSLRVREVKVERDPETGKILRIIKDTNPLNDPLNDLESGDEGESTEKKEYEEWGGLAGETYEKSEVLKALEREAGREVVAKPRYQSDREREWLERLVERHGEDVGAMARDMKLNPMQQTPGDLKRRLKKAGLI